One Salvia splendens isolate huo1 chromosome 22, SspV2, whole genome shotgun sequence DNA segment encodes these proteins:
- the LOC121786565 gene encoding protein JINGUBANG-like — protein sequence MADVQSWLANDNYISPSLIYSDSSLSLSSSSTTTRTAPSLCADSSFSSISSSSSASTYYTYQTAAKPSASHFCISSTKATAAHISCLAVHGGLLYAATIKGINVFNPANLALVETFGSGSGWAKSIAFTDGKIFTAHQDCKIRVWTPPSISPKLKHRQISTLPTLKDRFLNCLSAKNYVKVRRNKWRLLIQHADAVSGLAVDADRGELYSISWDKSFKTWKTTSDMQCVDSVNSAHSDAVNAVAVSGGTVYTGSADGKIKVWRATSDGRNRNLSATLAKHRSSVNALAVRPDGAGLVSGGGDGVILVWERRDGGGEGEDMDFFVACCLKGHKGAVLSLVCVGDLVISGSSDGRVRIWKYGKGFGYRGFCVAVMEGHCKPVKSVVAVEDEGLDGQGFSVISGSIDGEIRVWKVVISDHYSD from the coding sequence ATGGCGGACGTGCAGTCATGGCTAGCAAATGATAATTACATCTCACCTTCACTGATATACTCGGATTCGTCGCTATCTCTATCGTCTTCCTCAACCACAACGCGCACTGCACCCTCACTGTGTGCGGATTCGAGCTTCAGCAGCATCAGTTCCAGCTCCTCCGCAAGCACGTACTATACCTACCAAACCGCCGCGAAACCATCGGCCTCGCACTTCTGCATTTCGAGTACCAAAGCCACGGCGGCGCACATCAGCTGCCTCGCGGTGCACGGCGGCCTCCTCTACGCAGCGACGATCAAGGGGATCAACGTCTTCAATCCAGCCAATCTCGCGCTCGTCGAGACGTTCGGGTCGGGCTCGGGCTGGGCGAAGTCAATCGCCTTCACCGACGGAAAAATCTTCACCGCGCACCAGGATtgcaaaattagggtttggacGCCGCCATCGATTTCCCCCAAATTGAAACACCGGCAAATTTCAACGCTTCCGACGCTGAAGGACCGGTTTCTCAACTGCCTATCCGCCAAAAACTACGTCAAAGTCCGCCGCAACAAGTGGCGCCTGTTGATCCAGCACGCCGACGCCGTCTCCGGTCTAGCCGTTGACGCCGATCGGGGTGAGCTCTACTCGATCTCATGGGATAAGAGCTTCAAAACGTGGAAAACCACCTCAGATATGCAGTGCGTCGACTCCGTGAACTCGGCGCATTCAGACGCAGTGAACGCCGTCGCCGTCTCCGGCGGAACCGTCTACACCGGATCCGCCGACGGGAAGATCAAGGTGTGGAGAGCCACCAGCGACGGGAGGAATCGGAATTTAAGCGCGACGCTGGCGAAGCACAGGTCGAGCGTGAACGCGCTGGCGGTGAGGCCGGACGGGGCGGGGTTGGTCTCCGGAGGCGGAGACGGAGTGATTCTGGTTTGGGAGAGGAGAGATGGTGGCGGTGAAGGGGAAGACATGGATTTCTTCGTTGCGTGCTGCTTGAAAGGGCATAAAGGGGCGGTTTTGAGCTTGGTTTGTGTGGGTGATTTAGTGATCAGTGGATCTTCGGATGGGAGAGTGAGAATCTGGAAATATGGGAAGGGATTTGGATACAGAGGTTTCTGTGTGGCGGTGATGGAAGGCCATTGTAAGCCGGTGAAATCGGTAGTTGCTGTTGAAGATGAAGGTTTGGATGGTCAAGGGTTTTCAGTTATTAGTGGAAGCATCGATGgggaaattagggtttggaaaGTTGTAATTTCAGATCACTATAGtgattga
- the LOC121787775 gene encoding leucine-rich repeat receptor-like serine/threonine/tyrosine-protein kinase SOBIR1: MEKQIRNYIRECDICQRYKYDNSVSPGLLQPLPIPEEAWSQISLDFIEDNVFKLHGLPNILISDRDKVFMSKFWSDFFKLQGVELHMSTAYHPQSDGQTEVVNRCLDTYLRCMCGDQPYDCSKWLSLAEFWYNTSFHSAIETTPFEALYGYPPPIHIPYFRGDSTVHDVNESLMAREAMLEVLKHHLGRAQKRMKQQHDKHRSDRTFALGDWVYLKLQPYRQNTLRDRQFHKLSPRYFGPFKIIDKYGKVAYKLSLPTDSKIHLVYHRVIIGNLLVAAGVIGGILSALVFSLLFKLLLVLIHGRNRDTGIKIFSPLIKKPEDLSFLEKEDGLSSLNVIGKGGCGEVYKAVLPGSDGKEIAIKKIIQSPTDQEELTEEDSKLLNKKMRQIRSEIKTVGEIRHRNLLPLLAHLPRPDCHYLVYEYMKNGSVHDYLVGVARGEKELDWPARYKIIMGIAAGLEYLHMNHTPRIIHRDLKPANVLLDDEMEARIADFGLAKSVPDANTHMSTSNIAGTAGYIAPEYHQTFKFTEKCDMYSFGVVLAAVVMGKMPSDEFFQNTEEVSLVKWMRNVMTSDDPKRAIDPKLMGSGYEEQMLLALKVACFCTLDNPKERPDSKNARTMLSQIKH, translated from the exons ATGGAGAAGCAAATAAGGAACTACATCAGAGAATGTGACATCTGCCAACGCTATAAATACGACAACAGTGTTTCACCTGGTCTTCTCCAACCCCTACCTATACCTGAAGAAGCTTGGTCTCAAATAAGCTTGGACTTTATTGAAG ATAACGTTTTCAAGCTCCATGGCTTACCTAACATTCTGATCAGTGATCGAGACAAGGTGTTTATGAGCAAATTTTGGTCTGATTTCTTCAAGCTACAAGGGGTAGAGTTACACATGTCAACtgcttatcatcctcaatcagatggacaaactgaagtagttaatcGATGTCTTGATACTTACCTTCGTTGCATGTGTGGTGATCAACCATATGATTGCAGCAAATGGCTCAGTTTAGCGGAGTTTTGGTACAATACTTCATTCCATTCGGCTATTGAAACTACTCCTTTTGAAGCTTTATACGGGTATCCTCCACCCATACATATTCCTTATTTTAGAGGAGACTCTACTGTCCATGATGTGAACGAAAGCTTGATGGCTAGAGAAGCGATGTTGGAAGTTCTTAAGCATCATCTAGGTCGTGCTCAGAAACGTATGAAGCAGCAACATGATAAACATCGTTCTGATCGCACCTTCGCTTTGGGTGATTGGGTTTACCTGAAACTTCAACCATATCGCCAGAATACATTACGCGATCGACAATTCCATAAGCTAAGTCCTAGATACTTCGGCCCTTTCAAGATTATTGACAAATATGGCAAAGTAGCGTACAAACTTTCCTTGCCGACTGATTCGAAGATACACCTTGTTTATCAT AGGGTCATTATTGGTAATTTACTAGTCGCCGCCGGAGTAATCGGGGGAATCCTATCCGCCTTAGTGTTCTCCCTACTTTTCAAACTCCTGTTAGTGCTAATCCACGGCAGAAACAGAGACACCGGAATCAAAATCTTCAGCCCATTGATCAAGAAGCCAGAAGACCTCTCCTTCTTAGAGAAGGAAGACGGCCTCTCCTCGCTCAACGTCATCGGAAAAGGCGGTTGCGGCGAAGTCTACAAAGCCGTTCTCCCCGGCAGCGACGGAAAGGAAATTGCGATCAAGAAGATAATCCAATCGCCCACGGACCAGGAGGAGCTGACGGAGGAAGACAGCAAGCTGCTCAACAAGAAAATGAGGCAAATCCGGTCGGAAATCAAGACCGTCGGAGAAATCCGCCACCGCAATTTACTGCCGCTTTTGGCGCATCTGCCGCGCCCGGATTGTCACTACCTGGTTTATGAGTACATGAAGAACGGAAGCGTGCACGATTATCTGGTCGGGGTGGCCAGAGGGGAGAAGGAGCTCGACTGGCCGGCGAGGTACAAGATCATCATGGGGATCGCCGCCGGCCTCGAGTATCTTCACATGAACCACACGCCGCGGATCATCCACAG GGACTTGAAGCCGGCGAACGTGCTGCTAGACGACGAGATGGAGGCGCGGATAGCTGATTTCGGGTTGGCAAAGTCAGTGCCGGACGCGAACACGCACATGTCGACGTCGAACATAGCAGGGACAGCGGGGTACATAGCGCCGGAGTATCACCAGACGTTCAAGTTCACGGAAAAATGCGACATGTACAGTTTTGGAGTGGTGTTGGCGGCGGTGGTGATGGGGAAGATGCCGTCGGACGAATTCTTCCAGAACACGGAGGAGGTGAGCTTGGTGAAGTGGATGAGGAACGTGATGACCTCGGATGATCCGAAGCGTGCGATCGACCCGAAGCTGATGGGGAGTGGGTACGAGGAGCAGATGCTGTTGGCTTTGAAGGTGGCTTGTTTCTGCACATTGGATAATCCTAAAGAGAGGCCTGATAGTAAAAATGCCAGGACTATGTTGTCTCAGATTAAGCATTGA